The stretch of DNA AGTGCCGGTAATTGCGATAACCGGAGCTTGTATTTCTCGCGCCAGGCATTCAATATCACCAATGACCGGAATTTTTTTTTCAATCGCTTTTTGCAGAAAAGGCTCATCCAGAGAAATGCCAGGGCTGGCAATGATTTCTTTTAATTGATCATAAATTTCATCTGGAAACTGCCCCAGGAAAATATCAACTCCCGGAAAATCAGTTCTGAATTCACTTAGACCAGCAGGCTCTCTGCGGGTATCAAATACCACAAAAGGTAAATTACGACGATGTAGATAGCCTGCTATTGAACGCCCTGTTTTTCCCAGACCGGCAACCAGGTACAATGATTGATTCATAATTTTCCTATCGTAACTTTAATGTAGCCAAACCACAAAGAACGAAGATTATTGTCATAATCCAGAAACGAACGATAACCTTAGGTTCCGACCAGCCTTTCAACTCAAAATGATGATGCAGAGGCGCCATACGGAACAAGCGTTTGCCGCCGGTATATTTAAAATATCCCACCTGCAAAATGACCGACATGGTTTCCAATACAAACAGTCCGCCCATGATCAGGAGAACCAGCTCTTGTCTAACCACTACGGCAACCGTTCCCAAGGCAGCTCCCAATGCCAGCGAACCCACATCGCCCATAAACACCTGAGCCGGATAGGTGTTGTACCAGAGAAAGCCAAGCCCAGCGCCCAAAACCGCTGAGCAGAAGATAGTCAGCTCGCCAGTGTCAGGTACAAAGGGGATAGACAGATAATGAGCATACACCGCATTACTGCTGGCATAGGCAAATACACCAAGCGCTCCAGCAACCATTATAATAGGCACGATGGCCAGACCATCCAGTCCATCGGTCAGATTCACCGCATTACTGCTACCAACGATAACAAAATAAGCCAGTATCGGGAATAGCGGTCCCAGATTGACTATCAGATTTTTGAAGAAAGGGATAGTGAGCTGGGTATGTACCGGCAAGTTGGCATTGAGGTATAAATAAAGTACGGCCAGGATTGCGATTACCGATTGCCAGAAATATTTCCAACGCCCTGGCAACCCCCTGCTGTTTTTACGAACAACTTTACGATAATCGTCAATCCAGCCTACCGCACCAAAGCCCAGTGTTACCAGCAGAACCAGCCACAAGGCGGGTTGATGTAAATCGCCCCATAATAAGCTGCTGGCAGTAATCCCCACAAGAATCAGTACGCCCCCCATAGTGGGCGTTCCTGCCTTTGACAAATGAGTTTGCGGACCGTCATTACGCACCACTTGCCCCATCTGCAAATTGCGAAGCCAGCGAATCATTAATGGACCGCAAAACAGGCTTACTAAAAGAGCCGTGAGTGCCGCAAGAATTGAGCGGAAGGTCAAATATTGAAACACTCTGAACGCATGATACTGTCCCTGTATAAGCTGCGTTAACCAGTAAAGCATGTTGGGAATTCCTCAAAAATAATTAATATTTAAATACTTTTTCTGCCAGTTGTTTTTTTCCAGCAAAATACAAACGCAAAACCGGGCAAGAATACCACAAAGCAAGCTTCAATTTGTAGCCTGCTCTGAGCTACACTGCCATTAATTTAAAGGAATTCTGCAATGACATGCAGGTTGGGCCCTTGGCCTAATGGCGCTGCCTTAACCTATTTATCTACGTCCCTCGGCTTGTCCGAGGGATCCAGAGATCCAATCCTGGCATGAGATTCCTGGATCCCTCGGACAAGCCGAGGGACGTAGGAGTATGGGTTTAAGCCTTAAGGCAGCGTCATTAGGCCAAGGGCCCAAACCTACAAAATTTCCTTAACTTTTTAGTGGCAGTGCCCGCAATACGGTCCGCCATCAAGCCACTAATTGGTGAACAATATTCTCCATCGCAGCCGATCGAGAGCCCTTTACTAATACTGTCGTGCTGCTGTCCAATTGCGGCAGTAAATCCTGGGCCAGGGCGTCCTGGCTGGTGTAATGTCTGGCAGCCTGACCAAATGCCTTGCTGGTGAATTCGCTTTGCCGGCCACAGGTCAGGAGTAAATCGATGCCGTGAGACAAAGCAGCCTGACCAATTTCTTCATGATGTTTTTGTGTCCAGGCACCCAGTTCACCCATATCACCCAAAACTAAAATGCGCTTGCCCTGCCGCTTCGACAGCACATCGACAGCCGTTAATACGGAGCGAAGATTTGCATTATAGGTATCATCAATGACAATGGAATTATTTTTACCGGTCAAATAAGTCATCCTGCCTTTTACACCTGAAAAGCTATTGAGGCCATTGGCAATATCTCCAGAACTAATACCGGCAGCATAAGTACAACTGGAAGCTGCCAGCGCATTGCGAATAGAATGCTCTCCAGGAACCTGAAGATGAATTTTCTCACTTCCATTAGGTAATATCAGAGTAAATGAGGCACATCCCTTATCATCATAAGTAATTTCCCGGGCATGAACATCGCCAGTGTGTAATCCAAAACGCAGGACTTTTCTGTCGGTAAATAGTCCATCCCAGAAATGGGCATAATGATCATCCTGATTAACAACAGCAGTGCCATCTTCGGACAAGCCCTCGTAAATTTCTCCCTTGGCACGGGCTACTCCATCAATAGAGCCGAAGCCCTCGATATGTGCCGGAGCAATGTTATTAATTAAAGCAATTTGCGGTTTGACTATGGCAACCGTATGAGCAATCTCTCCCGGATGATTCGCACCCAGTTCAAATACTGCATAGCGATGCGCTTTGCTTAACTGCAGGACACTGAGCGGTGCGCCAATATGGTTATTCAGATTGCCAAAGGTTGCATGGGAGGGCTTGGGTAAAATCGATGCAATCATTTCCTTGACGGTTGTTTTACCATTGCTTCCTGTCAGGGCAATCACCGGACAATCAATACTCTGGCGGTGGGCTTTGGCCAGTTCAGTCATTGCCGTTAGAGAATTGTCCACCAGAATCTGGGGTATATTCGCCTGTGGATGCTTTTGCTCACAAATAACGGCCGCCGCGCCATTCGCCTGGGCGTCCAGAATAAATTCATAACCATTAAGGCGTTCACCCTGTAAAGCGACAAATAAATCGCCCTTTTTTACCTGCCGGCTATCAATCACAATCCGCTGAATTTCACCTGCGAATTCAGGGCATCCCAGTATCTTTGTAATTTCTTCTAATTTCATGAACTCTCGTCCTTCCGGAATTGCTTCATTTTGGGTTTTTAATTCTGCTCAGTTCAAAAGCTAGTGGGCAAGTTCAATCAAATCTCTTTCCTCTTCCGGAATATTAAGCATTTGATAATACCTTGCCATACCTTCTTCGTTTAAAACTCGCTGCTGATCATCCAGTAAACGCGCATCCAGGCCCTCACTTAATAATCTCGCAGTTTCAAACATGGCTCTGATTCGTTCGGCATCCACCTCTGGCTCGCCGGAAGTCTGCATAAAAAGACACAGACCTTTTACGCTGAACGCACCGATATTCTGCAAATCAAATACCCCCGTTGCAGTTGCCGCAGCCAGACTGCAAAGAACCGCTCCCTGACCATTGGCTTGCTGATGGCGGTGGAATAGCTGGCCTTCTCCAAAACGCAGCCCCGCAGCCAGCACTGTCTGTAACAGCTCATAGCCAGCCAGCTGGCGATTTTCCTTAGCCTGTAAAAATAACATGATCATTTTTCCAGGTTTAACCCTCGGCTGTTTTTTTTCTTCTACGACCGCTCTTACTACAGGTGTTTTGACATCACGAACTGGATGCTTTCTGATTTCGGGCTCCTCATTCACTTCAGGCGAGGATGCATTTTCCTGAGTCAATTTTCGTACAGCGATAATGTCATCGAATGAACGGTTTTCAGCTGCCGCGGCTCCTAAAGTTGGCTTCGCCTGCTGATTCACCGCCGTACTGAAACTTTGCCGCCTGGCTTTCATTAATCGCCCGATTGCGATTACCACCCCAATGAGTAACACCACATTGAGAATCAGACTCCAGTTTGCCTGCATGTTTGACTCCTATTAATTCGTCTTCAAGGTTTAACTCACCTTCCCAGACATTTGATTTTTATAAATTATGATTCGGTCATTACTAAAGCTTGCTCAACATCGACAGTGACCACTCGCGATACACCGGGTTCCCTCATAGTGACACCAATTAAGTGATCCGCCAACTCCATTGCGATCTTATTGTGAGTAATAAACAGAAATTGCACGAATTGTGACATTTCTTTAACCAAAGCACAAAATCTTCCGACATTCACATCATCGAGCGGCGCATCCACTTCGTCCAACATACAAAAGGGTGAAGGATTTAATTGAAATATGGCAAATACCAGAGCAACAGCTGTCATAGCCTTTTCACCGCCTGATAACAGGTGAATTGTACTGTTGCGTTTGCCCGGAGGCTGAGCCATTACCATAATTCCCGCTTCCAGAAGATTATCACAGGTTAATTCAAGAAAGGCTCGTCCTCCACCAAAAAGGCGTGGGAAAAGACTTTGAAAGCGCGAATTCACCTCATCAAAGGTAATTTGTAAACGCTGCCGGGTTTCTTTATCCATTTTCTCAATAGCTGCTTCAAGCGTCGACAGTGCCTCTGTCAAATCGTTGTGCTGTTCGTCAAGATACAATTTCCGCTGTGCTTCGGTTTCGTATTCTTCGATAGCGGCAAGATTGATAGCACCAAGCCGGCCAATTTTGTCCACAATTTCCTGCAGCTGTTGTTCACATAATGCCCAAGTACTTTCCTCGGGGATTTCATTCAAAATGCTCTGAGGATTCACATTTAATTCATGAAGATTTTCCAGAACAGTATCAATCCGAACCGTCAAGGTCTGCAGCTGTAACTGTTCCTGCTGCGTTTTATCCTGCAGGGTTTTGGCGGCAGACTCCTCCGCTTTGTAAAGTGATTCCTGATGAGATAAGCTTTGGTTTAAACTGTCAATTGCCTCCCTGTACTGGCAAAGCACATCCTCCAGCTCCTGATGCTGAGCCAGTTTGGCATCCAGTGAATTGGTCCTGCTGCTATCAGGTGTTTCAAGCTCAAACAAGCGCTGTGCGATTTTTTCCAGACGCTCCCCGATAGTCTGCTGCCTGACCTCCTCTCGCTGAATGTTGGCACTCAGCTGCTTATTAATCAGCGCCTCTCTCTCACGCTGCAATTCTATCTGATGAATGCGGCTGCGGCAGTCGTCCAGGGACTGGCGGCGCGCCCTGCTATGCTCATCCCAGATCTGCTTTTCAGCATTAAAACGTGCGTGTTCCTGCTCATAACGCTGCAAATCCTGCCGGGTGAGACTGAGTTTGCTCTGAACCTCTTCTTTTTCCAGATTTAACTCTTCGAGCTGCTGATACAGCTCATCCGTCTCCTCGTCAATACGGTGGCGTATTTGTTTCTGATGCGCAATCTGTCGTTCCAGCGCGTCTATTTCCGCTTTCAGCTGTCTTTGCTGATCCTGCCGCTGCCGACGATTATCCTGCCAGTTCTCAAGCTCGAACTCTTTATTCTGAATCTGCTCGCGAACTTCTTCCAATTGAGCCTGAAGTACCTCCAGTACCCCTTCGCATTCGGCCAGTTTTTCACGGCAGTGATTTAATTGCTGCTGCTTGACCAGCAAGCTCTCACCGGATTGCTCTTGCGGCAAAATGACCTGCAGCCAAGCTTGTGCCATCCAGATCCCTTGCGGAGTAATCACCGACTCTTCGGACTTAAGTCTCGGCAGCCATGCTCGAGCCTGCTCCAAATCTGCGGCGGCAAAAATTCGTCTCAGATTAACCGGGGATTCAGGAATTACACCCTGAATTTTATCGGCAAGACAGGGAATCTCCTGTTTAACCTGTGCAGTGCGGGCCGCGGTGGTGAACGTCCCCCCGGTGATTTGCTGCTCGCTTAGTGCCGACATTAACTCGCTGATATCGTCCACAACGACTGCATGCATACCCAGTCCCAGAATTAACTCAATCGCATATTCCCAGCCTTCTTCCACCTGCATTTTTTCAATAAGGCGGGACCTGGCTGACCAGGGTTCCGGGATTGTATGCTGCTGGTTAACCCGATTGTGCAGGGCAGCACTGAGACTGGCCTGCTCTACATTTAACTGATGGGAACGGCTTTGTTGCTGACGAAGACTGCTTTCAGTTTCATTCGCCAGGCGCTTCAATGCCTGAATATCGGCCACAAGAAGCTGGCTCTGTGTTTCAGCCTGTTCACATTGCTCTGCTGCTTCACACAGGGCATCCTGCAATCCATTGAATTGCTCATCAAACCCTTCTATAGGGGAAAGCTGCTGCTTTTCAATAGTAATTTTTTCCAGCCTGATTTGGCATTCCTGCGTTCGCTGCTGAATATGCTGCAGGCGTAGTTGCTCAAGCTGGCTGTCACGTGAGAGTTTGTTTAAATGGATGCTTACTTCACCGGCGGTATTCTGCCAGACGGCAAATTCTTCCTGCAGCGATTGATAAGCTTGGGTACATTCATTCAGCTCATGGCGTAATCTATCCAGTTTGACGTCCAGTTCTTTTTGATTAAGCTCGCTGGATGCCAGGGTTTCAGCATCCAGTTGTAATTGCTCGCAAACCGTCTGCCAGTCATTCTGTAATTGCTGTTGATCGCTTTGCAGACGTTGTTTTTCGCGGTGTTGCTGTTCACGGCTTTCTTCCAGACGGGCTATTTCAGTAGCAAGCTGATAAAACTGCTCTTGCAGCAATTGAAATTGCTGATTTTTTTGGTACAGACTCTCACGCATTTCCGTACATACCCGATAGGCAGTCGTGGATTGCGTTTGATGCTGTTCATAGCTAATGAGTAACTGAGCGAGATTTTTGCGGGTTTGTTCCTGTTCTTTAATTAGTGCATCCCATTTTAAAGCCAGAATTTCGGCTTTGCACCGCTTTTCCTGCTCCACTAACTCTTGATAACGCGCGGCGGTTTTTGCCTGACGTTCGAGGCGCTGCAATTGCTTGCCCAACTCTTCACGGACATCAGCGACGCGTAAGAGATTTTCGCGGGTATGACCGATTCTTAGCACAGTTTCCCGCCGTCTTTCCTTGTATTTGGAAATCCCCGCGGCCTCCTCCAGAAAGGCGCGTAACTCCTCCGGTCTGGCTTCAATAATTTTGGAAATAGTTCCCTGGCCAATGATTGAGTAACCGCGGGCACCCGCACCGGTTCCCAAAAAAATATCGGTAATATCGCGGCGGCGGCAGCGGGTTCCGTTTAAAAAATAGGAGGAATCGCCGTCACGGGTGATTAGGCGCTTGACTGAAATTTCCTGATAACTGGCGTATTGACCCGTCAAACGGCCCATGCTGTTATCAAATACCAGTTCAACCGAAGCCTGGCCTACTGCTTTTCGGGTTGATGAGCCATTGAAAATAACATCGGTCATCGATTCACCGCGCAGGTTTTTTGCAGCGCTTTCACCCATTACCCAACGCACCGCATCGATGACATTGGATTTTCCGCAACCATTAGGCCCGACGACAGCGACAAGCTGACTTGGGAATGGAATTACGGTTGGATCTACGAAAGATTTGAAACCGGCCAGTTTTAATTGTTTAAGTTGCATGAGGCAAAGAGCAATCGATTATTGAAAAATTGTACCTTAATATCTCTGATGAAGAGAAGGTTTTAGGTGAATTACCCCAATAAAATTTATCAAATCAGTGGACTCAAAAAGTTTTCCCACAGTCCGTACAAAACACGGCTATACTTGAGAAACAAGCAGCCATTTTTCTGACAGCCAGCTTCCTTGGCAGGCTGCAAGCGCCTGAAACTGCCAGAGAGGGTAAGAAAATGACCAAGGCAATATGGAATGGCACAATAATTGCTGAAAGTAATCAGTGTGAGCGTGTGGAAGGAAATTTCTATTTTCCCTTGGATTCGGTACACCAGGAATTTCTAACAGACAGTCCCCATACTTCAACATGTCCCTGGAAGGGAGTTGCTCATTACTATGATGTTACGGTAGATGGCAAAACTAACCCGGCGGCGGCCTGGTATTATCCGGAGCCGAAAGAGGCAGCCAACAGGATAAAGAATTATATCGCTTTCTGGAAAGGCATAAGCATTATCGATTAATGAGTGATATCCTCCTGAGAAGGATTAGAAAATGGATCGGGCACAGCTTAAAAATAGTTATCAGACTATTCGCTATCAGACAGAAATTATCTGCGAACCCCTGGTTACCGAAGACTATGTGATTCAGGCAATTGAAGATGTCAGCCCGCCCAAATGGCATTTGGCACATACCTCCTGGTTTTTTGAAACCTTTATTCTTAAATCGTTCGTGCCTGACTACACTCTGTTTCAGAATGATTTTGGATTTTTATTTAACTCCTATTATCAAGGGGTTGGCCATCCTTTTCCCCGTCCCAAACGCGGGTTGCTTGCCCGCCCGACAGTGAATGAAATTTTTGGATACCGCAGGGCTATTGATCAGCGAATTCTCGAAATGCTTGACCGCCTGCCTGAGGAACAACTGGAACGCGTCACCGCACTGATTACCCTGGGTTTGCATCATGAGCAGCAGCATCAGGAATTATTGCTCATGGACATTAAATATAATTTTTCCGTGAATCCATTATTTCCTGTTTATAAG from Legionella quinlivanii encodes:
- the mraY gene encoding phospho-N-acetylmuramoyl-pentapeptide-transferase, translated to MLYWLTQLIQGQYHAFRVFQYLTFRSILAALTALLVSLFCGPLMIRWLRNLQMGQVVRNDGPQTHLSKAGTPTMGGVLILVGITASSLLWGDLHQPALWLVLLVTLGFGAVGWIDDYRKVVRKNSRGLPGRWKYFWQSVIAILAVLYLYLNANLPVHTQLTIPFFKNLIVNLGPLFPILAYFVIVGSSNAVNLTDGLDGLAIVPIIMVAGALGVFAYASSNAVYAHYLSIPFVPDTGELTIFCSAVLGAGLGFLWYNTYPAQVFMGDVGSLALGAALGTVAVVVRQELVLLIMGGLFVLETMSVILQVGYFKYTGGKRLFRMAPLHHHFELKGWSEPKVIVRFWIMTIIFVLCGLATLKLR
- a CDS encoding UDP-N-acetylmuramoyl-tripeptide--D-alanyl-D-alanine ligase, which gives rise to MKLEEITKILGCPEFAGEIQRIVIDSRQVKKGDLFVALQGERLNGYEFILDAQANGAAAVICEQKHPQANIPQILVDNSLTAMTELAKAHRQSIDCPVIALTGSNGKTTVKEMIASILPKPSHATFGNLNNHIGAPLSVLQLSKAHRYAVFELGANHPGEIAHTVAIVKPQIALINNIAPAHIEGFGSIDGVARAKGEIYEGLSEDGTAVVNQDDHYAHFWDGLFTDRKVLRFGLHTGDVHAREITYDDKGCASFTLILPNGSEKIHLQVPGEHSIRNALAASSCTYAAGISSGDIANGLNSFSGVKGRMTYLTGKNNSIVIDDTYNANLRSVLTAVDVLSKRQGKRILVLGDMGELGAWTQKHHEEIGQAALSHGIDLLLTCGRQSEFTSKAFGQAARHYTSQDALAQDLLPQLDSSTTVLVKGSRSAAMENIVHQLVA
- a CDS encoding cell division protein ZipA C-terminal FtsZ-binding domain-containing protein, coding for MQANWSLILNVVLLIGVVIAIGRLMKARRQSFSTAVNQQAKPTLGAAAAENRSFDDIIAVRKLTQENASSPEVNEEPEIRKHPVRDVKTPVVRAVVEEKKQPRVKPGKMIMLFLQAKENRQLAGYELLQTVLAAGLRFGEGQLFHRHQQANGQGAVLCSLAAATATGVFDLQNIGAFSVKGLCLFMQTSGEPEVDAERIRAMFETARLLSEGLDARLLDDQQRVLNEEGMARYYQMLNIPEEERDLIELAH
- the smc gene encoding chromosome segregation protein SMC; protein product: MQLKQLKLAGFKSFVDPTVIPFPSQLVAVVGPNGCGKSNVIDAVRWVMGESAAKNLRGESMTDVIFNGSSTRKAVGQASVELVFDNSMGRLTGQYASYQEISVKRLITRDGDSSYFLNGTRCRRRDITDIFLGTGAGARGYSIIGQGTISKIIEARPEELRAFLEEAAGISKYKERRRETVLRIGHTRENLLRVADVREELGKQLQRLERQAKTAARYQELVEQEKRCKAEILALKWDALIKEQEQTRKNLAQLLISYEQHQTQSTTAYRVCTEMRESLYQKNQQFQLLQEQFYQLATEIARLEESREQQHREKQRLQSDQQQLQNDWQTVCEQLQLDAETLASSELNQKELDVKLDRLRHELNECTQAYQSLQEEFAVWQNTAGEVSIHLNKLSRDSQLEQLRLQHIQQRTQECQIRLEKITIEKQQLSPIEGFDEQFNGLQDALCEAAEQCEQAETQSQLLVADIQALKRLANETESSLRQQQSRSHQLNVEQASLSAALHNRVNQQHTIPEPWSARSRLIEKMQVEEGWEYAIELILGLGMHAVVVDDISELMSALSEQQITGGTFTTAARTAQVKQEIPCLADKIQGVIPESPVNLRRIFAAADLEQARAWLPRLKSEESVITPQGIWMAQAWLQVILPQEQSGESLLVKQQQLNHCREKLAECEGVLEVLQAQLEEVREQIQNKEFELENWQDNRRQRQDQQRQLKAEIDALERQIAHQKQIRHRIDEETDELYQQLEELNLEKEEVQSKLSLTRQDLQRYEQEHARFNAEKQIWDEHSRARRQSLDDCRSRIHQIELQREREALINKQLSANIQREEVRQQTIGERLEKIAQRLFELETPDSSRTNSLDAKLAQHQELEDVLCQYREAIDSLNQSLSHQESLYKAEESAAKTLQDKTQQEQLQLQTLTVRIDTVLENLHELNVNPQSILNEIPEESTWALCEQQLQEIVDKIGRLGAINLAAIEEYETEAQRKLYLDEQHNDLTEALSTLEAAIEKMDKETRQRLQITFDEVNSRFQSLFPRLFGGGRAFLELTCDNLLEAGIMVMAQPPGKRNSTIHLLSGGEKAMTAVALVFAIFQLNPSPFCMLDEVDAPLDDVNVGRFCALVKEMSQFVQFLFITHNKIAMELADHLIGVTMREPGVSRVVTVDVEQALVMTES
- a CDS encoding DUF427 domain-containing protein; translation: MTKAIWNGTIIAESNQCERVEGNFYFPLDSVHQEFLTDSPHTSTCPWKGVAHYYDVTVDGKTNPAAAWYYPEPKEAANRIKNYIAFWKGISIID